From Bdellovibrionota bacterium:
GCGCTCCTTCCGTTCATACTGTGGGTGAATCAACAACCATCGCACAGTATATGCTCTCGAAGAGCCCAAGCGCGGTTTTGTCCCACGAGGACCTTATTAAACCACCACGGTTGGACGCTGCTCTTTTACATCGCCAAATCGTAGGAATAGGGTCGATCACGTTTTGATAAGTTCTGCCCAAAGGCAAAAGCAACTTTTCAACTGAAGCAAAGGGGCCGTCATGGTGAATAAATTCTTTCTCTACGCGCGGAAAAGTACGGATACCGAAGAAAAACAAGTCTTAAGTATCGACGCCCAATTGTCCGAACTCCGCGCGTTCGCTTCGAAGGAAAATCTTCCAGTTGCGGGTGAATTTACCGAATCCATGACGGCCAAAACTCCCGGCCGCCCTATCTTTAATCAAATCCTCGATCGAATTGAACGCGGAGAAGCCCAAGGAATTCTCTCGTGGCATCCGGATCGCCTGGCAAGAAATTCTGTCGATGGCGGCCGGATCATTTATCTCTTGGATTGCGGACAACTAAAGTCTTTGAAGTTTGGATCGTTCTGGTTTGAAAACACGCCGCAGGGCAAATTCATGCTCAATCTTGCCTTTGGGCAGAGCAAACTTTACTCCGATAACCTTTCGGACAACGTCAAACGCGCCATCCGGGAAAAATTACGGCGTGGTGAATGGCCGGGATGGGCACCTACCGGATATCTCAATGACCGAAATGTCCGAAAGGTTGTGATCGACCCTCAGAAAGGACCGCTGGTTCGCCGCCTCTTTGAAACGTACGCGTCCGGCCGCTCTTCGATGCAACAATTACGAATCTTGGCTTATGAGTGGGGTCTTACAACTCGGCAGAACAGCCTGCTCGCCAAGTCGATGATTGAAACCATGCTTCGCAATCCTTTCTACTACGGCCACATGCGAATCAATGGCGAGCTTTACGAAGGCATACACGCCCCACTCATAAGCAAAGAGACCTTCGATCAAGTTCAAGCCGTCTTAAAGCACCGCGGCCGTCCGCATACGCAGAAAAAGCACTACTATCCGTTCGTTGGCCTGGCCACTTGTCATAGCTGTGGTTGCTCAATCACGGCAGAGCGCCAAAAAGGGCATGTTTATTATCGGTGCACGAAAAAACGCGACGCGTGCTCGGAACCTTACGTCCGAGAAGAAAGCATTGCGGAACAAGCACGGGCGGCAATTGAGGCCGTTGCTCTGCCTGACGACATTTATGAAAAAATAAAGAGCGCCTTGGCCAACGAACGGGCCGATTCGACCCAACCGGTTGCCAGCCTATCGGAGCAACTTTCAAAGATTCAAATCAAACTCCAGCGCCTCCTGGACGCACATCTTGAAGGAGTCCTCGAAAGGCCCGAGTACCTTGCCAAAAAGGAGGAGTTGCTTACCCGGAAGCTTGAACTCGAAGAGCGAATTGGGCAGTTGAAGCAAACGGCAACCGGCTGGCTCGAATCAGCAGGAAATTTTCTCTCGGCGGCTCACCAGGCGGGGAAGCTCGCGGCAAGCGGTGATTTGGAATCCCAAAGAGATTTTCTGAAAAAGCTTGGCTCGAACGTTCGGCTGTCGCGAAAAACGCTTTTGATTTCGCACCCGTTACCCTGGTCCATCCTGGCAAAATCGCGCGAAAAAAATGTATGGCTCCCCGGCACGGACTCGAACCGCGGACCCGCTGGTTAACAGCCAGCTGCTCTACCGACTGAGCTACCGGGGAACAGGCGCAGATTACCGGCCTACCGCGCCCAGTGTCAATTTCAGGTTCGGAGCTTGTACCCTTTCTTGAACAGGTACACCGCCCAAAGAAAAAAGATCGACGCGATGATTACGGTGACGGCCATACTCAAGGCGAAGGGAACATCCGTTCGGCCCAAAAAAGCGTATCGAACCGCTTCCACCATGTAGAAAATCGGATTGACGTAATTCACCCAACGATACCCTTCCGGGAGGGTGGACGTGGAATAAAAGACGCCCCCCAAGAACATCAGCGGCGTAACCACATAGTTTAAATAAATCGCGATGTTGTCCCATCGTTCGGCCCAGAGCCCGACGATGAGGCCGCTGGCGGAAAAAACAATCGAGCTAAGGACGAGCGAAACCACCAGCAAAAACGGATGTTCCAGGGGAGTCTTAACCAGAAGAATGCCCGCAATCAGGACCATCAGGCCCGAAAGGACGCCGCGCACGACGGATGCGAGGACGTAGGCGACGACCATCTCGAGAAATGATATCGGCGCGACGAGAAGGTCCTCGATGAAATGCTCCCAGCGGGCGATGAATAAGGAGGAGGACGCGTTTTGAAACGCGGCCAAGACCACGCCCATCATCAGCAGTCCCGGAAAGATAAAAGTGATGTAGGGAACCCCCTCAATGTCAGACACGCGCGAGCCGAGAAAAAAACCGAAAACGACGATGTACAGAATAGCATTGACGACGGCTGGCCAGATCGTTTGATTGGGAAGCGAGAGAAACCGTGAAATCTCCCGCTCCGCTAAGGTCCGGAACCCACGGGGATTAGCCAACGTTCGTCTCCGTACGATTCTGGACGAGGCGAAGAAAAATTCTTTCGAGATTGGTTCCGTCGCGCTGCATGAGCTCGGACGTGAGGCCTCGTTCCACAATCGTTCCTTCGTGAATGATGGCGATGTCCCGGCAGAGTTTCTCCGCCTCCTCCAGATAATGGGTTGTCAAGAAAATCGTTTTTCCCTGCCGGTTGAGTTGGTTGAGGTATTCCCAGATCTCGTGACGGGTTTCGATGTCCACGCCGGCGGTCGGTTCATCGAGGATCAATATATCCGGATCGTGGACCAGGGCCTTGGCGATCAAGAGGCGGCGTTTCAAGCCGCCCGATAGCTTGGGGGCATGTTCATTGCGCTTATCGATGAGATCGAACCGCTCCAGCAGTTCTTCGGTTCGTTTACGCGCAACCTTGCGTGAGACGCCGAAATATCCGGCTGAAAATTCCAGTAACTTTTGGATGGAGAAAAATCGGTCGAAGTTGAATTCCTGGGGTCCAAATCCGATGCGGCGGCGGCAATCGATATAATCGGTCGTCACATCTTTGCCAAAGACCCGAATTTCGCCCGACGTTCGATTGCAAAGGCCTGTAAGGATGTGAATCGTCGTCGTCTTGCCCGCGCCGTTGGGGCCGAGAAAACCAAAGAAGGTTCCGGACTGAATCTCAAAGGAAATGCTTTTTACGGCCTGAATCGGACCGTAGTTTTTGACGAGCTTCCGGATCTCTATGGCCGGCGTCACGTGGACTTGAACCCGGCGAACTGCTCCATGGTCGTGCGCGCGAATTTGTGGAGAGACTCTTTGAGCGCGTTAAGAATCGCCGGATGGAAATCTCCGTTCTCTTCGTTCATGTAAACCTTCTTGATTTCGATGTTTAAGAGTAAGGATTCCGGGAATTTTGAAGCCATCGCTTTAGCGACCGCCCCGTTTCCCTTAAAGACGTCATTTTCCTTCACCACCATCGGCACTCCGGGAAGCTTGATCGCGGCGAGATCGGAGAGGGCCCGGTCGATGCTTTTCGCATGTTTCTTCCGGTCGAGGGCGGTGGTTCCCAGATTCAGCACCGGCAGGGAGTTTTCTTTTCCGTTGTACGACTGCCGGCGGTAGTTGTACGAGTGCAGGTCCAGAATCACCGGCTTTGGAAAATATCCCGTGATTGTTTCCACGATAAATTCCAGCAGCTCGTGGAATTCGTCGTACTTTTGATACGAGATTTCCAATTCGTCTTTCGACGGCGGGGTCCGCCAGACTTTTTTCCCCCAGCTTTCCATTGGTTTTAGGTAAACCGAATTGCCTCGGGGGCGGTTGACATCGTATTCGAAACGGGAATCGAGTCCGATCATTTGAATCGGCGCTTCGGCGATGAACTGCTCGACGTGGACATCCTCTTCATGGAGCCGCTCGTCTTCTTCGATCGACATCTTGACGGTCATTTCCTCGCGTACGCGGTGGCCGGCATGGATCGCCAGTGCGATCAGCGGCTCGTACCGCTTGACGCGGATGAGAGCACTGGCCATCGGGCTGATCACCTCAAACGGCGCCTTGGCTTCCAAATGTTTCTTGATTTCGCCCCAGGAAAAGCGAGGAATGCGTTCTAATGATTTTTCATCCATAAAGTGGGGATGGGAGAAACGCGGGATCCATCAGTTTGTGTTGGGCGATCAATTCACGAACCACCGGCAGGTGATGTACCGCGATCTTTCCGCTGTAAAGTAGCCGAAGGTCCTCCGTTTTCAGATCTGCGATCCGTTTCTTTCCCTGCAGATAAATATGGTCTTGAACGAAGCCACCTGGGTGCGATGTGTCCTCGAGGCCCCGTTTGCTCCGCTGAGTCAATGTGAAGGCCTCTTCGGGGCTGAAGGATTCCACGAGCTTGGCGAAAATGTCAAAGAATGATTTTGTCGACGCAAGGCTGGCGGCGATCACGCGCCCCGCGTAGCGGCGGCGAACACTGGGGATGGAGTCACCCAATCGTTCTTCCAGCGAAACGGCAAGCCCTTCCTCCGTTTCCAACCAGCGACCGAAACCGAGCGCAAACGCCTTGAACGGTTGACGTTCTCCGTTGGCGGTCCGGTACACGTGAACTTGGATCTCATGGTGCAGAAGCCGCTCCACCATGGCCGACGTCACGATCATTCCGGCCTGCAGCCGAATTCTCCGGTGGGCCGCGTCGACATGAGCCAGCATCACCGTCGTGGGGTCCTCGATGACGTCCCAACCTTCAATTCGGTCCTGTCGCAGGCGCTCACGCATCTTTTCCGCCAGTCCCTTCACGCCGACGTCCGGGCTTTCTTCCTTCGCCTCCGCCGATTCTTCCAGCGCAGCTTGGGCTTCCTTGGCGAGGGCGGCCGACGGTTCGCCGTACAGTTCTTGGGAGCGCTTGGTAACTTCAAGCGTCCCCCGTGCGTCCGCGACGGCAAGCGTTCGCTGCCACTCGGTCCGGAGTTCGTCGAACATCTTGTCGAAAACGCTCGTGCCGAAATCGAGAGCGGAGAGCCGCTTTTTGAGCTTCGGAAGATCGGGTGGGAGAAGGCGGTATTCGTAACGCGGGTTATAGGCTTCTCCGCGCTCCCATGCCTTTAGAAAGCGTTCCCGTTCCTGCGCGTGGTTGAGTGGGTTTACGGCGTCGAAGAGGCTGAATTCATGAGAAATTTCAGCCATCAGGTCGTCGGCTTTTCGGTTCTTGTCTTCGGGGTTCACGGTACCGCGTGGGTCGGCTTACGTCTTGACTATATTGAACTTTTCCCTACACTCCGCCAATTCTTCAGCCAAGGAATTTAACAAGTAAGTATATATGAGTGTGGACCGCTTTCCACAAGCCTTATCCTTTGACGATGTTCTCCTCTTGCCGCAGCGCAGCTCTGTTTTGCCCAAAGAAGTCGATCTGTCATCCCGCCTGACGACCAAACTCCGACTCAACATGCCGCTTCTCTCGGCCGCCATGGATACGGTCACGGAGTCTCCCTTGGCCATTCGGATGGCGCAAGAGGGGGGAATCGGCGTGATTCACCGGAATATGCCGATCGAGCAACAGATGAACGAAGTCCGGAAGGTCAAAAAGTCGGAGAGCGGCCTGATCAACGACCCCATCACGATCGAACCGGATCAATTGGTCATCCAGGCCATTGAATTGATGAGCCGCTACCGAATCAGCGGAATTCCGGTCACGAAGGGAAAGAAACTGGTCGGCATATTGACGAACCGGGACCTTCAGTTCGAAAAGAACATGAATCAGAAGGTTGCGGACGTGATGACCCGAGAGGAGCTGGTGACGGCGCCGGAAGGGATCACACTGGACGACGCGAAAGATATTTTGCACCAGCACCGGATCGAGAAACTTCCGGTCGTGGATAAAGACGGAAACTTGAAAGGATTGATCACCATTCGCGACATCAAGAAGACGCTGGAGTTCCCACATGCCTGCAAGGATGAACATGGGCGTCTTCGGGTAGCGGCGGCGGTCGGCACGGGCAAGGATCATGTCGGCCGCGCACAAGCGGTTCTCAAGGCCGGCGCAGATGTTCTCGTCGTGGATACGGCCCATGGGCACGCGGAGAGTGTGATCGGGTTCGTGAAAGAGCTTCGCAAAACCCATCGAGAGGCGCAGATCGTGGCGGGGAACGTGGGCACGGCGGAAGCCGTAAAAGCTTTGATCGACGCGGGCGCCGACGGAATCAAGGTCGGAATCGGGCCGGGATCGATTTGCACGACGCGAATCGTCGCGGGGGTCGGGGTTCCGCAACTCACGGCGGTGATGGAGGCGGTGTCGGAAGCGAGGAAGCACGACGTGCCGGTCATCGCCGACGGCGGAATTCGGTATTCCGGCGACGTCGTCAAAGCGCTGGCCGCGGGGGCCGAGACGGTGATGATCGGGTCCCTATTTGCGGGAACGGACGAAGCTCCGGGCGAAATGATTTTGTACCAGGGGCGAACGTACAAAGCGTACCGCGGGATGGGATCGCTAGGGGCCATGCGGGACGGATCGGCCGATCGCTATTTTCAACAGGAGATCAGCAGCGATTTGAAACTGGTCCCCGAGGGCGTGGAAGGCCGCGTTCCGTACAAGGGCTCTTTGTCGGTGATGGTTCATCAGCTTCTGGGCGGGTTGCGCGCCGGAATGGGTTACGTCGGCGCGCGGACGATTCCGGAACTTCAGAAGAACGCGAAGTTTGTTCGGCAGACCGGAGCCGGGCTTCGCGAAAGTCACGTGCACGACGTGACGGTCACGCAAGAGGCTCCGAACTATCGGAGCGAAGGATGATTTGGCGGCCGGCCTGGCTTAGTACCTCGATCCATAAATACGTTGGCATTCGGTCGTCGCTGCATCCGCCTCCTTCGCCGTACTTCCCGGTACGCCTCAGTCGCCGGGCACCGATAACGCGGTGCATCGACAACCTCGGTGCCTCAGCGTATTTATGGATCGAAGTACTTGGCGTCGTTCTGACGCTGCTCCCGGGCGCCGCTCTCTCCGCGGGGACCGAGGTTTTGAGTGAAAGCGGAATTTCCGTCACCTTCGAACAGACCGGCGATGCAAGTCAAATCGGCGAATTCAAAAAGAACATCCTTCCGGAGGTGAAAAATATTTTGAGCGATCTCACGCGCGACTTGGGCGACATGCCGTCCAATTCTAACGTGAAGATTTTCTTTTACTCGCCGGAAACGTACCATGCGAAGTTCCCGCGAACGATCGCGACCCGGATACCCGCGTTTTATAGCCGCGAGGGGATTCAGGCGCGGGCGGACAACGACGTCGACTATTCCCTGAAAACGACGCTTCGACACGAGTTAACACATTTGATTGTTGATACCCATTACGGGCGCGTCCCGGCCTGGATGAACGAGGGATTGGCGGTGTACGAAGAACGGTTGATCAGCGTGGATCCGGCACCCCACAACATCGACTACAACACCCTGGTTATCGCCAAACAGGACGGAAAGTATCTTTCGTTGGAGACGCTCGATTCCCAATCGTATTTCGGCCGCGACCACGGGACCGTCGCTTCGGGCCTGGCCTACACCATCGCGTACGTCGCCGTATACGAATTGAAACAGAAGTCCGGGATGGACACGATCCGGAGTTATCTAAAGTCGG
This genomic window contains:
- a CDS encoding ABC transporter permease; translation: MANPRGFRTLAEREISRFLSLPNQTIWPAVVNAILYIVVFGFFLGSRVSDIEGVPYITFIFPGLLMMGVVLAAFQNASSSLFIARWEHFIEDLLVAPISFLEMVVAYVLASVVRGVLSGLMVLIAGILLVKTPLEHPFLLVVSLVLSSIVFSASGLIVGLWAERWDNIAIYLNYVVTPLMFLGGVFYSTSTLPEGYRWVNYVNPIFYMVEAVRYAFLGRTDVPFALSMAVTVIIASIFFLWAVYLFKKGYKLRT
- a CDS encoding N-formylglutamate amidohydrolase, with the translated sequence MDEKSLERIPRFSWGEIKKHLEAKAPFEVISPMASALIRVKRYEPLIALAIHAGHRVREEMTVKMSIEEDERLHEEDVHVEQFIAEAPIQMIGLDSRFEYDVNRPRGNSVYLKPMESWGKKVWRTPPSKDELEISYQKYDEFHELLEFIVETITGYFPKPVILDLHSYNYRRQSYNGKENSLPVLNLGTTALDRKKHAKSIDRALSDLAAIKLPGVPMVVKENDVFKGNGAVAKAMASKFPESLLLNIEIKKVYMNEENGDFHPAILNALKESLHKFARTTMEQFAGFKST
- a CDS encoding ABC transporter ATP-binding protein translates to MTPAIEIRKLVKNYGPIQAVKSISFEIQSGTFFGFLGPNGAGKTTTIHILTGLCNRTSGEIRVFGKDVTTDYIDCRRRIGFGPQEFNFDRFFSIQKLLEFSAGYFGVSRKVARKRTEELLERFDLIDKRNEHAPKLSGGLKRRLLIAKALVHDPDILILDEPTAGVDIETRHEIWEYLNQLNRQGKTIFLTTHYLEEAEKLCRDIAIIHEGTIVERGLTSELMQRDGTNLERIFLRLVQNRTETNVG
- the guaB gene encoding IMP dehydrogenase, giving the protein MSVDRFPQALSFDDVLLLPQRSSVLPKEVDLSSRLTTKLRLNMPLLSAAMDTVTESPLAIRMAQEGGIGVIHRNMPIEQQMNEVRKVKKSESGLINDPITIEPDQLVIQAIELMSRYRISGIPVTKGKKLVGILTNRDLQFEKNMNQKVADVMTREELVTAPEGITLDDAKDILHQHRIEKLPVVDKDGNLKGLITIRDIKKTLEFPHACKDEHGRLRVAAAVGTGKDHVGRAQAVLKAGADVLVVDTAHGHAESVIGFVKELRKTHREAQIVAGNVGTAEAVKALIDAGADGIKVGIGPGSICTTRIVAGVGVPQLTAVMEAVSEARKHDVPVIADGGIRYSGDVVKALAAGAETVMIGSLFAGTDEAPGEMILYQGRTYKAYRGMGSLGAMRDGSADRYFQQEISSDLKLVPEGVEGRVPYKGSLSVMVHQLLGGLRAGMGYVGARTIPELQKNAKFVRQTGAGLRESHVHDVTVTQEAPNYRSEG
- a CDS encoding tyrosine/phenylalanine carboxypeptidase domain-containing protein is translated as MNPEDKNRKADDLMAEISHEFSLFDAVNPLNHAQERERFLKAWERGEAYNPRYEYRLLPPDLPKLKKRLSALDFGTSVFDKMFDELRTEWQRTLAVADARGTLEVTKRSQELYGEPSAALAKEAQAALEESAEAKEESPDVGVKGLAEKMRERLRQDRIEGWDVIEDPTTVMLAHVDAAHRRIRLQAGMIVTSAMVERLLHHEIQVHVYRTANGERQPFKAFALGFGRWLETEEGLAVSLEERLGDSIPSVRRRYAGRVIAASLASTKSFFDIFAKLVESFSPEEAFTLTQRSKRGLEDTSHPGGFVQDHIYLQGKKRIADLKTEDLRLLYSGKIAVHHLPVVRELIAQHKLMDPAFLPSPLYG